The region TAGGGTTTGTCTCTAAAAATTTTATCGGATCATAAGATTGTTTTTTCCTTATCTCTTTCAATTCCTTATATTCCAATCCAAAAATAAATATATTTTCCTCTCCTACAGCTTCCTTCATCTCAACATTAGCTCCATCCAGGGTTCCTATAGTCAAGGCTCCATTCATCATAAATTTCATATTTGAAGTTCCGCTGGCTTCCATTCCAGCAGTGGATATCTGTTCACTGAGATCACTTCCAGGGATTATTATCTGAGCTTTACTTACACTATAATTTGGGATAAATACCACCCTTATAAATTTATTGACCCTCTCATCATCATTGACCAGATTTCCTACAGAATTGATCAACTTTATAATTCTTTTAGCCAAATAATAACCAGGAGCTGCCTTGGCTGAAAATATAAATGTCTTAGGATGCATCGTAAAGTCTTTATCTTCAAGGATCTCCCTGTATAAATAGATTATATGCAGGATATTCATCAGCTGCCTTTTATATCCATGCATCCTTTTCACATGGGTATCAAAGATAGAATTAACATCCACTTCTATTCCTGTTTCCTCCCATATAAATTTAGCTAATTTTTTTTTGTTTTCCAATTTTATTCCCTCTATCTTCTTACAAAAACTCCTATCCTGCGAAAATTCAGCTAATTTTTCCAAAAGATTTGGGTCATCTTTCCAACTATACCCAATTACATCATCTATCAATGTTGTCAATGCTTTGTTTGATTTTAATAACCACCTTCTATGGGTTATTCCATTGGTCTTATTATTAAATCTCTCTGGATATAATTCATAAAAATTTTTAAATATTTTTTTTGTTAAGATCTCTGTGTGTAACTTTGATACTCCATTTATAGAATGGCTCCCTACAATGGCTAGATGTGCCATATTTATTACTCGATCTTTAATAATGGCAACCTCCATAACTCTGTCCCAGTCATCATATTTTTGATAGACCTTATTACAAAATCTTCTATTAATTTCTTCAATTATCATATATACCCTGGGAATTAATTTCTGAACCTTATCTATCTCCCACTTTTCCATAGCTTCAGTTAAAATTGTGTGATTGGTATAAGACATTACTTTTTTTGTAATCTCCCAAGCTTCATCCCAGTATACTTTTTTTTCATCTATCAAGATCCTCATAAACTCTGCAATACAAAGGGCAGGATGGGTATCGTTTATTTGTATATTAAAGGTTTCAGGAAATTTACTTGGTCTGATACCTTTCTTAGAGTTATAGCTCACTATACTCTGTAATCCCGCACTGACAAAAAAATACTCCTGTTTTAACCGGAGCAGCCTCCCACTTTCAGTGGCATCATCTGGATATAATAATTTTGAGATAGCTTCAGCCTTTCTTTTTTGTTCATCTAATTCTGAAAATGTACCGTAATTAAAAGAATTAAAATCAAAATCATTCCCCTGTATTTGAGCTTTCCATAATCTCAGATTATTCACAACCTTATTATTATAGCCTACAACAGGGATGTCATAGGGAACCGCTAAGATTGTTTCATATCCAGTATGAATAGGTGTCAGGTACCCCTCTGTCTCTTTTAAAGTTATCTCTCCATAAAATTTTATCCTTTGTGATTCATGACTTTTTTTAGTTTCCCAAACAAATCCATTTTTCAACCAATTATCAGGACCCTCTATCTGTTCCCCATTGACTATTTTTTGTTCAAACAAACCATAATCATACCTTATACCACATCCATGTCCCGGTATTCCTATAGATGCCATAGAATCTAAAAAGCAGGCAGCCAGTCTTCCTAAACCACCATTCCCGAGACCTGGTTCAGCATCATATTTTTCAAATTCATCTAAATCTAAGCCTAATTCATCCATAACTTCCATACATAGATCTTCTAAACCTAAATTAATTATATTGGTACACATCATCTTCCCCAATAAAAATTCCAAGGAAAAATAATACACTTGTTTTTCTTTTCCAATCCTATAATTTTCATTTTTTTTCAGCCAGTTTTCCGAAAGATATCCCTTTATAACTGTGGCAAAAATCTCATACTGATCTTCCTTAGACGTGTCTATAAATTCCTTCGTAAACATTATCATAGCCACTTTTTTTAAATCTGATAGGATCTTTTGTTTTGTAATATTCATATATTCCCCCTATCCTCTCTTTATTTTTTATTTATCAATTCCTTATATATCTTCTTATATTCCTTAGCTGCATTTGCCCAGCTGCTCTTTCTTTCCATGGCATTTTTAACCAGCTTATCCCAGTGTTCTTTCTTTTCATAAATTTTTAAAGCATACTTTAAAGTTTCCAGCAGTTCATGAGCATTATAATTTCTAAATCCAAAACCTGTTCCTGTCCCCTTAAATTCATTATATGGAATAACGGTATCCTTCAATCCTCCCGTTTCCCTTACAATAGGTATTGTCCCATATCTCATAGAGATCAATTGTGACAATCCACAGGGCTCAAATAATGATGGCATCAAAAACATATCCGATCCAGCATATATTTTTTTAGCCAGTGTACTGTCAAAGGTAATATTGGCTGATAATTTAGACGGGTATATATGTGCATAATATTTAAATAGGTCTTCAAATTGAATATCTCCAGTTCCCAATACAACCAGCTGTATATCTAAAATCAATAACTCTTCCAATATGTGTGCTATCAGATCCAGACCTTTTTGTCCGGTGAGCCGTGTGACAATGCCAATAACCGGGATATTTTCACTCTCTAATAAACCCAGCTCTCTCTGTAGAGCTAATTTATTCTCTATTTTTTTTTCCCTTGTAGAGATCCCGTATTTAGTGTGAAGTTCCTTATCTTTTCTGGGGTTAAAAGTTTCATAATCTATACCATTTACTATTCCTGTAACTTTATAATCCAGTTTTTGAAAGAGACCGTGGAGACCCTCACCAAAAAAAGGATACTTTATCTCATTGGCATATGTATCACTTACTGTAGTTATATAGTCGGAAAAGGTAATCCCACCCTTCATATAGGAGATGGCATCGTTAAATTTTAATTTTTCCTCATCAAAATAATAATCACTTAAACCTAAGATATCATGGAGGGTTTGCTTACTGTATACTCCCTGAAACTTAAGATTATGTATCGTATATACCACCTTTATATCTTTATATTTTTCCCCGTAAAATGCTTTTAAAAATACAGGAATTAAAGCTGACTGCCAGTCATTGCAATGGATAATATCAGGTACAAAATCCATATGTTCAATAGCATCTATTACTGCCCTGGAAAAATATGAAAACCGCTCACCATCATCAAAATATCCATAGGCATTGGGACGGTTAAAATAGCCCTCATTGTCTATAAAATAAAATGGAATTTTATCATATTTCATCCTATAAAGACCTACATATTTCTCCCTCCAAGATACCTTAGTTGTAAACTTGGATATCAATTTCATTCCGCTACGATATCTATCGTGAATACTTGTGTATTTAGGCATAATCACCCTGATATCTGTAGTTTTCACAAGGGCTTTTGGAAGGGAATGTGCAACATCTCCTAACCCTCCACTCTTGGCAAAGGGATGCGCTTCACTGGTTACAAATAATATTTTCATAATATTCTCCTTTTTTTCTTAAAATGCTGGCTCATAGAGCCAGCAAAAATATTTTATCCGTCTAAGAGTGATTTTTTTTCTATTATCAGCGGAAATTCTTCCGATCCAATCACTTTTTGATATCTGCTAATTGTTACATTTTTATCTATAATCACATTTTTTATCTCCACACCCTCTTCAATTATACAAGATTGTAAAATTATACTGTTTTCTATGGTGGCACCTTTTTTTATTACTACCCTTCTTCCTATTATACTATCTTTCACCGATCCCTTTACAATACATCCGTTAGCTATAAGAGAATTAGATACCTTAGAATCAGGTTTATAGATAGCTGGGGGAGTATCGTTAATTTTTGTAGATATCCCTCCGTTGCTCAGGAGAAGTTCCTCTCTGATTTCTTTTTTTAGTATATCTTTATTTGCTCTAAAATAATTTTTTGTAGAATCAATAAATTTAGCATATCCGGTAAACTCGTATAGATTGATGGAAATTTTATGGATATTATGTTCAATAAATTTATTTAAATCCCCTACAAGGCCATTCTGTACCCCACTCATGAGAAAATCTATTAGGAGATCTTTTCTTATAATTTTTATCTCCAAAGATATATTTGTTTCCTCCCGAGAATCCACGACCACTCCAAATTTTTTTATTTCTTTATTTTCATTGAGTATTATACTTGTAGATCCCCTGTACGTCTTTATATCCTTATCTATTTTTTTATACACTAGAGTGAGATCTTTTCCTGATTTTTCATGGGAATCTATAATAGACCGCAGGTCTATATTAGCCACTAAATGAGATGAACACAGCACAACATTCTTTTCTTTACTCTTATATAAATATTCTAAGTTAGATCTAAAGTTTTCTACATTTGATTTTCCAATTTCAGAATCAATGGTAGGATGCATCAAAAATATTCCACCATTTTTTCTGTTCAAATCCCAAAACTGCCCTCCTCTTATATGATCCCGGAGTGATCTTACATAACTGTGCGGAACTACTATTCCTACGTTTGAAATCCCAGCCCTAGTCAGATTTGTCAGGGAAAAATCAATTATTCTATACCTTCCTGCAAATGGAATAGATGCAATTGGTCTGTATTTTGTAAGTCCCCTTATATCATTAGTGTTTTGAGAAGCCAGTATTAATCCCATATATGATTTCGCCATAATCTTCCTCCAAATTTATTTTATAGTTTTATTTTGTGGTATAACCTTTATTGTAGTATCTCCAGCATGGGTTCCAGACAGAACATTTGTATTTTCTCCTACTATAACTCTATCCAAGATTACCCCCCTTCCTATTTTTACATTTGGAAATAACACTGAATTTTTAACTATAGCTCCCTCTTCAATAATTACTCCGGGAAATAATACGGTACTCTTTATAGAACCATAGACTTCACATCCATCTACTACCATGGAATTCTCTACTACAGCATTTTCACCGAAATACGCAGCGCCTTTTGGTTCTCCAGATGTATATATCTTCCAATCATTTGTATGTAAATTTAAATCATTATTTTCATCCAATAGATCCATATTAGCTTCCCATAAACTATTGATAGTTCCCACATCTTTCCAATATCCCTTAAATGGATGGACAATCATTTTCAGCCCGTCATCTAACATCTTAGGCAGGATATTCATCCCAAAATCATTTGCTGAATCGGAATTTTTTTCATCTTCAATTAAATACTTTTTTAATTCCGACCATTTAAAGATATAGATCCCCATAGAGGCTAAATTACTTTTTGGTTTTTCTGGTTTTTCTTCAAATTCATATATTATATTGTCATCTCTGACATTCATTATCCCGAACCTTGTAGCTTCTTCTAAAGTTACTGTTAAGGCAGCAATTGTTACATCTGCCCCTTGTTTTTTATGTTCTTTTAACATCTTATTATAATCCATTTTATAGATATGATCCCCAGATAATATGAGTACATGATCCGGGTCATATCTGTCTATATACTGGATATTCTGGTAGATTGCATTAGCGGTTCCTTTATACCAGGCTCCTCCCTCTTCAGTTGTATATGGCGGGAGGATTGCTGTCCCCCCGTGCATACTATTCAGATCCCAGGCTGAACCTGTTCCTATATGTGTATTTAATAAAAATGG is a window of Psychrilyobacter piezotolerans DNA encoding:
- a CDS encoding glycogen/starch/alpha-glucan phosphorylase, with the translated sequence MNITKQKILSDLKKVAMIMFTKEFIDTSKEDQYEIFATVIKGYLSENWLKKNENYRIGKEKQVYYFSLEFLLGKMMCTNIINLGLEDLCMEVMDELGLDLDEFEKYDAEPGLGNGGLGRLAACFLDSMASIGIPGHGCGIRYDYGLFEQKIVNGEQIEGPDNWLKNGFVWETKKSHESQRIKFYGEITLKETEGYLTPIHTGYETILAVPYDIPVVGYNNKVVNNLRLWKAQIQGNDFDFNSFNYGTFSELDEQKRKAEAISKLLYPDDATESGRLLRLKQEYFFVSAGLQSIVSYNSKKGIRPSKFPETFNIQINDTHPALCIAEFMRILIDEKKVYWDEAWEITKKVMSYTNHTILTEAMEKWEIDKVQKLIPRVYMIIEEINRRFCNKVYQKYDDWDRVMEVAIIKDRVINMAHLAIVGSHSINGVSKLHTEILTKKIFKNFYELYPERFNNKTNGITHRRWLLKSNKALTTLIDDVIGYSWKDDPNLLEKLAEFSQDRSFCKKIEGIKLENKKKLAKFIWEETGIEVDVNSIFDTHVKRMHGYKRQLMNILHIIYLYREILEDKDFTMHPKTFIFSAKAAPGYYLAKRIIKLINSVGNLVNDDERVNKFIRVVFIPNYSVSKAQIIIPGSDLSEQISTAGMEASGTSNMKFMMNGALTIGTLDGANVEMKEAVGEENIFIFGLEYKELKEIRKKQSYDPIKFLETNPKLKTVVEMLRDGTFGGDFSSIYSHLIDGDRYFVLKDFNTYLETHRKIDKIYRDRDKWNSMVVKNIAKSGYFSSDNTIRKYAKEIWGIDN
- the glgA gene encoding glycogen synthase GlgA, producing the protein MKILFVTSEAHPFAKSGGLGDVAHSLPKALVKTTDIRVIMPKYTSIHDRYRSGMKLISKFTTKVSWREKYVGLYRMKYDKIPFYFIDNEGYFNRPNAYGYFDDGERFSYFSRAVIDAIEHMDFVPDIIHCNDWQSALIPVFLKAFYGEKYKDIKVVYTIHNLKFQGVYSKQTLHDILGLSDYYFDEEKLKFNDAISYMKGGITFSDYITTVSDTYANEIKYPFFGEGLHGLFQKLDYKVTGIVNGIDYETFNPRKDKELHTKYGISTREKKIENKLALQRELGLLESENIPVIGIVTRLTGQKGLDLIAHILEELLILDIQLVVLGTGDIQFEDLFKYYAHIYPSKLSANITFDSTLAKKIYAGSDMFLMPSLFEPCGLSQLISMRYGTIPIVRETGGLKDTVIPYNEFKGTGTGFGFRNYNAHELLETLKYALKIYEKKEHWDKLVKNAMERKSSWANAAKEYKKIYKELINKK
- the glgD gene encoding glucose-1-phosphate adenylyltransferase subunit GlgD, with protein sequence MAKSYMGLILASQNTNDIRGLTKYRPIASIPFAGRYRIIDFSLTNLTRAGISNVGIVVPHSYVRSLRDHIRGGQFWDLNRKNGGIFLMHPTIDSEIGKSNVENFRSNLEYLYKSKEKNVVLCSSHLVANIDLRSIIDSHEKSGKDLTLVYKKIDKDIKTYRGSTSIILNENKEIKKFGVVVDSREETNISLEIKIIRKDLLIDFLMSGVQNGLVGDLNKFIEHNIHKISINLYEFTGYAKFIDSTKNYFRANKDILKKEIREELLLSNGGISTKINDTPPAIYKPDSKVSNSLIANGCIVKGSVKDSIIGRRVVIKKGATIENSIILQSCIIEEGVEIKNVIIDKNVTISRYQKVIGSEEFPLIIEKKSLLDG
- a CDS encoding glucose-1-phosphate adenylyltransferase, yielding MRKKEMIAMLLAGGQGSRLVPLTLDVAKPAVDFGGKYKIIDFPLSNCTNSGIDTVGILTQYRPFLLNTHIGTGSAWDLNSMHGGTAILPPYTTEEGGAWYKGTANAIYQNIQYIDRYDPDHVLILSGDHIYKMDYNKMLKEHKKQGADVTIAALTVTLEEATRFGIMNVRDDNIIYEFEEKPEKPKSNLASMGIYIFKWSELKKYLIEDEKNSDSANDFGMNILPKMLDDGLKMIVHPFKGYWKDVGTINSLWEANMDLLDENNDLNLHTNDWKIYTSGEPKGAAYFGENAVVENSMVVDGCEVYGSIKSTVLFPGVIIEEGAIVKNSVLFPNVKIGRGVILDRVIVGENTNVLSGTHAGDTTIKVIPQNKTIK